From Peromyscus eremicus chromosome 3, PerEre_H2_v1, whole genome shotgun sequence, one genomic window encodes:
- the Tm7sf3 gene encoding transmembrane 7 superfamily member 3 isoform X3, which translates to MWRLRLLVLGVLAVGTAEAQANSTDGFLEFSVGKFTYFLLSRPFPQGAILRHISSNVTFVLFQIHSQYQNTTVSFTKTLLPGTSETGNDRGLVFILRPEQTTCTWYLETKDAKPVQNVAIPLSYSERDPIPGGCNLEFDLDIDPNIYLDYNFFETTIKFAPANLGYARGAEPPPCDVGTGQESRWRLQYDVYQYFLPEGDLTEASLLQHLQRMAQVPQVKASADKVVTLTADDKTTVSFSSLLGQGVIYNVIVRDPSLNTSAAYVPVHTYACSFELVDGNCISPGRVPTKVFFTLLALLGLFVCFFGHRFWKTELFFIGFIFLGFFFYILITRLTPLEYDVRLVLTAVVGSVGGIFLVASWWRFGTLMLCMLCVGLVLGFLVSSGTFFTPLGNLKVFRDDGVFWVSFSCIALLIPVIFMGCLRILNILACGVVGSYSVVLAVDSYVPTSLSYITLNVLRRALNTGFRGAFIRVPFQTNGILCPPVSEV; encoded by the exons CTTTCCACAGGGGGCCATTCTGCGTCATATTTCAAGCAATGTGACCTTCGTTCTTTTCCAAATACACTCACAGTATCAGAACACCACCGTTTCATTTACTAAG ACTCTCCTTCCGGGCACCTCAGAGACAGGTAATGACAGAGGGCTGGTTTTCATCCTTAGACCCGAGCAGACTACGTGCACTTGGTACTTGGAGACGAAAGATGCCAAGCCTGTTCAAAATGTGGCCATTCCACTCTCCTACTCAGAAAGAG ATCCTATTCCTGGAGGCTGTAATTTGGAGTTTGATTTAGATATCGATCCCAACATTTACTTGGACTATAATTTTTTTGAAACAACTATCAAGTTTGCACCAGCAAACCTAGGCTATGCAAG AGGTGCGGAGCCTCCACCGTGTGACGTGGGCACGGGCCAGGAATCCAGGTGGAGGTTGCAGTATGATGTGTATCAGTACTTTCTGCCTGAGGGCGACCTCACTGAGGCCTCGCTGCTCCAGCATCTTCAAAGGATGGCCCAGGTGCCCCAAGTGAAGGCCAGTGCGGACAAG GTGGTTACCCTAACAGCGGATGATAAAACGACtgtgtctttctcttccctcctgggACAAGGAGTCATTTATAATGTCATCGTTAGGGATCCGTCCCTCAATACATCTGCTGCTTATGTTCCCGTGCACACATATGCCTGCAGCTTTGAGTTAGTGGATGGTAATTGTATTTCTCCTG gaAGAGTACCCACCAAAGTGTTCTTCACTCTGCTTGCCCTGCTTGGGCTCTTCGTTTGTTTCTTTGGACACAGATTCTGGAAAACAG AATTATTCTTCATTGGCTTCATCTTCCTGGGGTTCTTCTTTTACATCCTCATCACCAGGCTGACGCCCCTGGAGTACGACG TTCGTCTGGTCCTCACGGCTGTAGTCGGCAGCGTCGGTGGGATCTTCCTGGTGGCCTCATGGTGGCGATTTGGGACCCTCATGCTCTGCATGCTGTGCGTTGGACTCGTGCTGGGCTTCCTCGTCTCTTCTGGGACTTTCTTCACTCCTCTGG GAAATCTAAAAGTTTTTCGTGATGATGGAGTCTTTTGGGTGTCGTTCTCTTGCATAGCTCTGCTCATTCCCGTCATCTTCATGGGCTGCCTAAGAATA CTGAACATCCTGGCTTGTGGAGTTGTGGGCTCCTACTCCGTGGTGTTGGCTGTTGACAGTTACGTGCCCACAAGCCTCTCCTACATCACTCTGAACGTCCTCAGGAGAGCTCTCAACACGGGTTTCCGAGGGGCTTTCATCAGAGTGCCCTTCCAGACTAACG GGATACTTTGTCCACCCGTATCTGAAGTTTAA
- the Tm7sf3 gene encoding transmembrane 7 superfamily member 3 isoform X1, which yields MWRLRLLVLGVLAVGTAEAQANSTDGFLEFSVGKFTYFLLSRPFPQGAILRHISSNVTFVLFQIHSQYQNTTVSFTKTLLPGTSETGNDRGLVFILRPEQTTCTWYLETKDAKPVQNVAIPLSYSERDPIPGGCNLEFDLDIDPNIYLDYNFFETTIKFAPANLGYARGAEPPPCDVGTGQESRWRLQYDVYQYFLPEGDLTEASLLQHLQRMAQVPQVKASADKVVTLTADDKTTVSFSSLLGQGVIYNVIVRDPSLNTSAAYVPVHTYACSFELVDGNCISPGRVPTKVFFTLLALLGLFVCFFGHRFWKTELFFIGFIFLGFFFYILITRLTPLEYDVRLVLTAVVGSVGGIFLVASWWRFGTLMLCMLCVGLVLGFLVSSGTFFTPLGNLKVFRDDGVFWVSFSCIALLIPVIFMGCLRILNILACGVVGSYSVVLAVDSYVPTSLSYITLNVLRRALNTGFRGAFIRVPFQTNDFLVLAVWGMLAVSGISLQIRRERGLPPFPPHPYKLWKQERERRVTNILDPSHHIPPLRERLYGRFTQIKELFQKEQPAGERTPLLL from the exons CTTTCCACAGGGGGCCATTCTGCGTCATATTTCAAGCAATGTGACCTTCGTTCTTTTCCAAATACACTCACAGTATCAGAACACCACCGTTTCATTTACTAAG ACTCTCCTTCCGGGCACCTCAGAGACAGGTAATGACAGAGGGCTGGTTTTCATCCTTAGACCCGAGCAGACTACGTGCACTTGGTACTTGGAGACGAAAGATGCCAAGCCTGTTCAAAATGTGGCCATTCCACTCTCCTACTCAGAAAGAG ATCCTATTCCTGGAGGCTGTAATTTGGAGTTTGATTTAGATATCGATCCCAACATTTACTTGGACTATAATTTTTTTGAAACAACTATCAAGTTTGCACCAGCAAACCTAGGCTATGCAAG AGGTGCGGAGCCTCCACCGTGTGACGTGGGCACGGGCCAGGAATCCAGGTGGAGGTTGCAGTATGATGTGTATCAGTACTTTCTGCCTGAGGGCGACCTCACTGAGGCCTCGCTGCTCCAGCATCTTCAAAGGATGGCCCAGGTGCCCCAAGTGAAGGCCAGTGCGGACAAG GTGGTTACCCTAACAGCGGATGATAAAACGACtgtgtctttctcttccctcctgggACAAGGAGTCATTTATAATGTCATCGTTAGGGATCCGTCCCTCAATACATCTGCTGCTTATGTTCCCGTGCACACATATGCCTGCAGCTTTGAGTTAGTGGATGGTAATTGTATTTCTCCTG gaAGAGTACCCACCAAAGTGTTCTTCACTCTGCTTGCCCTGCTTGGGCTCTTCGTTTGTTTCTTTGGACACAGATTCTGGAAAACAG AATTATTCTTCATTGGCTTCATCTTCCTGGGGTTCTTCTTTTACATCCTCATCACCAGGCTGACGCCCCTGGAGTACGACG TTCGTCTGGTCCTCACGGCTGTAGTCGGCAGCGTCGGTGGGATCTTCCTGGTGGCCTCATGGTGGCGATTTGGGACCCTCATGCTCTGCATGCTGTGCGTTGGACTCGTGCTGGGCTTCCTCGTCTCTTCTGGGACTTTCTTCACTCCTCTGG GAAATCTAAAAGTTTTTCGTGATGATGGAGTCTTTTGGGTGTCGTTCTCTTGCATAGCTCTGCTCATTCCCGTCATCTTCATGGGCTGCCTAAGAATA CTGAACATCCTGGCTTGTGGAGTTGTGGGCTCCTACTCCGTGGTGTTGGCTGTTGACAGTTACGTGCCCACAAGCCTCTCCTACATCACTCTGAACGTCCTCAGGAGAGCTCTCAACACGGGTTTCCGAGGGGCTTTCATCAGAGTGCCCTTCCAGACTAACG ACTTCCTCGTCCTGGCCGTGTGGGGGATGCTGGCTGTCAGTGGAATTTCACTGCAGATTCGAAGAGAGAGGGGCCTGCCACCTTTCCCACCCCATCCCTACAAGCTGTGGAAGCAGGAGAGAGAACGCAGAGTGACTAACATTCTGGACCCCAGCCACCACATCCCTCCGCTGAGAGAGAGGCTGTATGGCCGATTCACTCAGATCAAAGAGCTCTTTCAGAAGGAACAGCCGGCCGGAGAGCGGACACCCCTGCTTCTGTAG
- the Tm7sf3 gene encoding transmembrane 7 superfamily member 3 isoform X2 → MWRLRLLVLGVLAVGTAEAQANSTDGFLEFSVGKFTYFLLSRPFPQGAILRHISSNVTFVLFQIHSQYQNTTVSFTKTLLPGTSETGNDRGLVFILRPEQTTCTWYLETKDAKPVQNVAIPLSYSERDPIPGGCNLEFDLDIDPNIYLDYNFFETTIKFAPANLGYARGAEPPPCDVGTGQESRWRLQYDVYQYFLPEGDLTEASLLQHLQRMAQVPQVKASADKVVTLTADDKTTVSFSSLLGQGVIYNVIVRDPSLNTSAAYVPVHTYACSFELVDGNCISPGRVPTKVFFTLLALLGLFVCFFGHRFWKTELFFIGFIFLGFFFYILITRLTPLEYDGNLKVFRDDGVFWVSFSCIALLIPVIFMGCLRILNILACGVVGSYSVVLAVDSYVPTSLSYITLNVLRRALNTGFRGAFIRVPFQTNDFLVLAVWGMLAVSGISLQIRRERGLPPFPPHPYKLWKQERERRVTNILDPSHHIPPLRERLYGRFTQIKELFQKEQPAGERTPLLL, encoded by the exons CTTTCCACAGGGGGCCATTCTGCGTCATATTTCAAGCAATGTGACCTTCGTTCTTTTCCAAATACACTCACAGTATCAGAACACCACCGTTTCATTTACTAAG ACTCTCCTTCCGGGCACCTCAGAGACAGGTAATGACAGAGGGCTGGTTTTCATCCTTAGACCCGAGCAGACTACGTGCACTTGGTACTTGGAGACGAAAGATGCCAAGCCTGTTCAAAATGTGGCCATTCCACTCTCCTACTCAGAAAGAG ATCCTATTCCTGGAGGCTGTAATTTGGAGTTTGATTTAGATATCGATCCCAACATTTACTTGGACTATAATTTTTTTGAAACAACTATCAAGTTTGCACCAGCAAACCTAGGCTATGCAAG AGGTGCGGAGCCTCCACCGTGTGACGTGGGCACGGGCCAGGAATCCAGGTGGAGGTTGCAGTATGATGTGTATCAGTACTTTCTGCCTGAGGGCGACCTCACTGAGGCCTCGCTGCTCCAGCATCTTCAAAGGATGGCCCAGGTGCCCCAAGTGAAGGCCAGTGCGGACAAG GTGGTTACCCTAACAGCGGATGATAAAACGACtgtgtctttctcttccctcctgggACAAGGAGTCATTTATAATGTCATCGTTAGGGATCCGTCCCTCAATACATCTGCTGCTTATGTTCCCGTGCACACATATGCCTGCAGCTTTGAGTTAGTGGATGGTAATTGTATTTCTCCTG gaAGAGTACCCACCAAAGTGTTCTTCACTCTGCTTGCCCTGCTTGGGCTCTTCGTTTGTTTCTTTGGACACAGATTCTGGAAAACAG AATTATTCTTCATTGGCTTCATCTTCCTGGGGTTCTTCTTTTACATCCTCATCACCAGGCTGACGCCCCTGGAGTACGACG GAAATCTAAAAGTTTTTCGTGATGATGGAGTCTTTTGGGTGTCGTTCTCTTGCATAGCTCTGCTCATTCCCGTCATCTTCATGGGCTGCCTAAGAATA CTGAACATCCTGGCTTGTGGAGTTGTGGGCTCCTACTCCGTGGTGTTGGCTGTTGACAGTTACGTGCCCACAAGCCTCTCCTACATCACTCTGAACGTCCTCAGGAGAGCTCTCAACACGGGTTTCCGAGGGGCTTTCATCAGAGTGCCCTTCCAGACTAACG ACTTCCTCGTCCTGGCCGTGTGGGGGATGCTGGCTGTCAGTGGAATTTCACTGCAGATTCGAAGAGAGAGGGGCCTGCCACCTTTCCCACCCCATCCCTACAAGCTGTGGAAGCAGGAGAGAGAACGCAGAGTGACTAACATTCTGGACCCCAGCCACCACATCCCTCCGCTGAGAGAGAGGCTGTATGGCCGATTCACTCAGATCAAAGAGCTCTTTCAGAAGGAACAGCCGGCCGGAGAGCGGACACCCCTGCTTCTGTAG